The following are from one region of the Chitinophagales bacterium genome:
- a CDS encoding peptide ABC transporter substrate-binding protein, which translates to MRCTIILPAVFCFLCIACSPSANKNAALTPAEGGRYYGGVLRCNEVEYFRSLYPLNVTEVGGHRITNQIYEGLVRFDQADLSVKPCLAERWEMDSTGLLFTFHLMRGVKFQDDPCFPGGKGREVTARDFEYCFTMLCTPDVNNQGFWVFKDKVKGADHYYLSREYQSLKATAERFPSNARDESYLSAVARMKELEAKHPEDIATVPDRVAGIKVIDDYTLSIELEQFFPGFLQLLALPFTAVFPREALETYGSEMRVKAVGTGPFRIKALRDDEVVVLEKNPDYWGKDEYGNRLPFLDGVKITFIKEQKSELLALKKGDLDFVYRLPLEMVDEIIDQNGNLLGEYRKFQLQVNPTLATLYYGFLNTDSVFARRDVRIAFNYAIDRQKIVDYTVKGCAIPAYHGIVPPAIKGFQAGAVKGYTYDPVKAREHLARAGYPNGKGFPELTLQINSGGGTNEQVAEAIQKMLMENLNIRVNILKLPFAQHLENLETGKARFWRLGWIADYPDPENFLNLFYSAHIPPKPNDKAYLNSVRYRSAVYDSLFTLAIRTVDEKKRFELYAQADQVMIQDAPIMPVYYYKDHRLLQPNLKNFPQNAMEYRSYREVYFVPQDAN; encoded by the coding sequence ATGCGCTGCACAATTATTCTACCGGCTGTTTTCTGTTTTTTATGCATTGCCTGTTCACCTTCGGCAAATAAAAATGCTGCCCTAACTCCTGCTGAAGGAGGGCGATATTATGGTGGTGTATTACGGTGCAACGAGGTAGAATATTTTCGCAGTCTTTACCCGCTCAATGTTACAGAAGTGGGCGGGCATCGCATCACCAATCAGATTTATGAAGGCCTGGTGCGTTTTGACCAGGCCGACCTCTCTGTAAAACCTTGCCTGGCTGAACGATGGGAAATGGACAGTACCGGCTTGCTGTTTACCTTTCACCTTATGCGGGGAGTGAAATTTCAGGATGACCCCTGTTTCCCCGGAGGCAAGGGGCGCGAAGTAACCGCCCGTGACTTTGAGTATTGTTTCACCATGCTATGCACCCCCGATGTAAACAACCAGGGTTTCTGGGTATTTAAAGATAAGGTCAAAGGAGCGGATCATTACTATCTGTCGCGCGAATATCAATCCCTGAAGGCTACAGCTGAACGCTTTCCATCTAATGCCAGGGATGAAAGCTACTTGTCTGCAGTAGCACGTATGAAGGAATTGGAAGCAAAGCATCCTGAAGATATCGCTACAGTGCCGGATCGGGTTGCCGGCATTAAGGTTATAGATGATTATACCCTGAGCATTGAACTGGAGCAATTTTTCCCGGGGTTCCTGCAGCTTTTGGCTTTACCTTTTACAGCAGTGTTTCCCCGGGAAGCCCTGGAGACGTATGGATCGGAAATGCGCGTAAAAGCTGTAGGCACCGGCCCCTTCAGAATTAAAGCATTGCGTGATGATGAAGTGGTTGTGCTGGAAAAAAATCCTGACTACTGGGGCAAGGATGAATATGGCAATCGCCTTCCCTTTCTGGACGGGGTAAAAATCACATTTATTAAAGAGCAAAAATCAGAACTGCTTGCACTGAAAAAGGGCGATCTGGATTTTGTGTATCGCTTGCCTTTGGAAATGGTAGACGAAATTATTGATCAGAATGGCAATCTGCTGGGCGAATACCGCAAATTTCAACTGCAGGTAAACCCCACACTTGCCACCCTCTATTATGGCTTCCTGAATACCGATTCGGTGTTTGCCAGGCGGGATGTTCGCATTGCCTTTAACTATGCCATTGACCGGCAAAAGATAGTGGACTACACCGTGAAAGGGTGTGCTATTCCGGCTTATCATGGTATTGTGCCACCGGCAATAAAGGGATTTCAAGCTGGGGCGGTTAAGGGTTATACCTATGATCCGGTCAAAGCCAGAGAACACCTTGCCCGGGCCGGTTACCCTAATGGCAAAGGATTTCCCGAATTGACGCTACAAATCAACTCCGGAGGAGGCACCAACGAACAGGTGGCTGAAGCCATACAGAAAATGTTAATGGAAAATCTGAATATTCGGGTCAACATTTTAAAACTGCCCTTTGCCCAGCATCTGGAAAATCTGGAAACCGGGAAAGCGCGTTTCTGGCGCCTGGGCTGGATAGCTGATTATCCTGACCCTGAAAATTTCTTAAACCTTTTTTATAGCGCACATATCCCGCCCAAACCCAATGACAAAGCTTACCTCAATTCGGTACGCTATCGCAGCGCTGTGTATGATTCCCTTTTTACGTTGGCTATCCGTACCGTGGACGAGAAAAAACGGTTTGAGCTGTATGCCCAGGCAGATCAGGTAATGATTCAGGATGCCCCCATCATGCCGGTTTACTATTATAAAGATCATCGGCTGCTTCAGCCCAATCTGAAAAACTTTCCGCAGAACGCTATGGAATACCGCTCCTACAGGGAGGTATATTTTGTACCGCAAGATGCAAACTGA